Sequence from the Pirellulales bacterium genome:
ATGTTTACGAGCGTCACTATGGCGTCGAACGTATGAATGAACTGGAACGCTCGATTCTTTCGCGCCGCAGCCGGGGCGACAAACTCGATCCCCAAGCGCATCCCCGCTGGGGCCAACAGTCCGCCAATCTCCGCCAGCCGGCGGCGATGGAATTCAAAGTTTTCGTGGTAGGGCCGGGTGTCGTTGGCGGGAGCGAGCGTAGTCACCGCCCGCTTGGCCCCGAGGTCGGCGGCCAACTGAAGAAGTTCCGGCAGTTCGCGCACGCCTTGCTGGTACGTTTCGTCGCTGTCGTCCCAAACGAGCGGCAAGCGAAACGCGCCGACCTTCAATCGAGCGCTATCGAGCAGCCGGCGCGAATGCGGTAAGCCATGCGCCTTCACCTGCTGCTGAAAATCGATGAGATCGAGGTCGATCCCTTTGAAGCCGAACGACAACGCCAATTCGATGATTTCGCTTTGGCGCCCTGAGACGCCGATCCCCTCGGTGCTGAGATTCTTGAACATCCCCTCCCCTTCGTCGCAATGCCCTCAAACAACCGAATTATGACAAAACCGCGATGGACCGAACAGGGGCAAGCCGTGGAAGTG
This genomic interval carries:
- a CDS encoding sugar phosphate isomerase/epimerase family protein; its protein translation is MFKNLSTEGIGVSGRQSEIIELALSFGFKGIDLDLIDFQQQVKAHGLPHSRRLLDSARLKVGAFRLPLVWDDSDETYQQGVRELPELLQLAADLGAKRAVTTLAPANDTRPYHENFEFHRRRLAEIGGLLAPAGMRLGIEFVAPAAARKNRAFQFIHTFDAIVTLVNMIRAPNVGAVVDPWQIHAAGSSLDDIRKLSADRIVAAYLSDAPAVADSAALTEADRLLPGETGKIDCAALLTMLAELGFDGPISPRAHRDRLAGMRREQIVKLAGERVDQAWKSAGLSPAGKLVAAKR